The following proteins come from a genomic window of Streptomyces sp. Sge12:
- a CDS encoding zinc-dependent metalloprotease, with amino-acid sequence MTSIGGAEMVDWNLAVATATRLVRPGPEVTRDEARAVVAELRRHARTSERHVREFTRMIPEGTAVPDTPVLVVDRAGWVKANVAGFRELLQPLLGKMQERRAGAPGGAVLGAVGGKVTGVELGMLLSFLASRVLGQYETFAPVSRDLPASAAGGRLLLVAPNIVHVERELEVDPHDFRLWVCLHEETHRTQFTAVPWLRAHLEGEIQTFLGATDVDPGTVLERIREAAQSFAGARPDAESGDEGRSFVELVQTPEQREILARLTAVMSLLEGHADFVMDGVGPQVVPSVAEIREKFQQRRASGAGRLDSALRKLLGLDAKLRQYRDGERFVRAVVGQVGMDGFNRVWTSPNTLPTKAEIARPADWVARVHSKGSEQSEAE; translated from the coding sequence ATGACGAGCATCGGTGGTGCGGAGATGGTCGACTGGAACCTCGCGGTGGCGACCGCGACCCGGCTGGTACGACCCGGCCCGGAGGTCACCCGGGACGAGGCGCGGGCCGTCGTGGCGGAGCTGCGCAGGCACGCCAGGACCTCGGAACGGCACGTGCGCGAGTTCACCCGGATGATCCCGGAGGGGACGGCCGTCCCCGATACGCCCGTCCTGGTGGTCGACCGGGCCGGCTGGGTCAAGGCCAACGTCGCGGGCTTCCGCGAGCTGCTCCAGCCGCTCCTCGGCAAGATGCAGGAACGCCGCGCGGGCGCCCCCGGCGGAGCCGTCCTCGGCGCGGTCGGCGGCAAGGTCACCGGCGTCGAGCTGGGCATGCTGCTCAGCTTCCTGGCCTCCCGGGTCCTGGGCCAGTACGAGACCTTCGCGCCGGTCTCCCGCGACCTGCCGGCCTCGGCCGCGGGCGGCCGGCTGCTGCTGGTCGCGCCCAACATCGTGCACGTCGAGCGCGAGCTGGAGGTGGACCCGCACGACTTCCGGCTGTGGGTGTGCCTGCACGAGGAGACGCACCGTACACAGTTCACGGCTGTCCCGTGGCTGCGCGCCCACCTCGAAGGCGAAATCCAGACGTTCCTGGGCGCCACCGACGTGGACCCCGGCACCGTCCTGGAGCGCATCCGTGAGGCCGCCCAGTCCTTCGCCGGCGCCCGCCCGGACGCCGAGAGCGGGGACGAGGGCCGCTCCTTCGTCGAGCTCGTGCAGACGCCCGAGCAGCGCGAGATCCTGGCCCGGCTCACCGCCGTCATGTCCCTGCTGGAGGGCCACGCCGACTTCGTCATGGACGGGGTCGGCCCCCAGGTGGTGCCCTCGGTCGCCGAGATCCGCGAGAAGTTCCAGCAGCGCAGGGCCAGCGGCGCCGGCCGGCTCGACTCCGCCCTGCGCAAGCTGCTGGGCCTCGACGCCAAGCTGCGCCAGTACCGCGACGGCGAGCGGTTCGTGCGCGCCGTCGTCGGCCAGGTCGGCATGGACGGCTTCAACCGGGTGTGGACCTCCCCGAACACTCTGCCGACCAAGGCGGAGATCGCCAGGCCCGCCGACTGGGTCGCCCGGGTGCACAGCAAGGGGAGCGAACAGAGCGAAGCGGAGTGA
- the tilS gene encoding tRNA lysidine(34) synthetase TilS yields MGPHPAVAAIRLAVRRVLHDVLTDLTDHPGAPPAPRTAGSSLPLVLVACSGGADSMALASALAFEAPKLGIRAGGITVDHGLQPGSDLRAAEVVTRMTALRLDPVESVAVRVGRDGGPEAAARDARYGALDEAADRLGAAAVLLGHTRDDQAETVLLGLARGSGIRSLSGMPEVSGGPGGPGTAGRTNRYRRPFLQIDRQTARKACMVQSLPVWDDPHNIDPAYTRSRLRHEGLPALEKALGKGVVEALARTAQLSRDDADALDAWAAEAETGVRDADGRLECAKLYALPPAVRRRVLRRAVVAAGSPAGSLFARHIEEVDRLITGWRGQGAINLPGRVEAQRQGGRLVIRQG; encoded by the coding sequence ATGGGTCCCCATCCTGCGGTCGCGGCGATACGCCTGGCGGTCCGCCGCGTACTCCACGACGTCCTCACCGACCTCACCGATCACCCGGGCGCTCCCCCCGCCCCCCGCACCGCCGGGAGCTCCCTGCCGCTCGTCCTCGTCGCCTGCTCCGGCGGCGCCGACTCCATGGCCCTCGCCTCGGCCCTCGCCTTCGAGGCCCCCAAACTCGGCATCCGGGCCGGCGGCATCACCGTCGACCACGGCCTCCAGCCCGGCTCCGACCTGCGCGCCGCCGAGGTCGTCACCCGCATGACCGCGCTCCGCCTCGACCCGGTGGAGTCCGTCGCCGTGCGCGTCGGCCGCGACGGCGGACCCGAGGCCGCCGCCCGCGACGCCCGCTACGGGGCCCTGGACGAAGCCGCGGACCGGCTCGGCGCAGCCGCCGTACTGCTCGGCCACACCCGGGACGATCAAGCCGAAACCGTCCTGCTGGGCCTGGCCCGCGGCTCCGGCATCCGCTCGCTCTCCGGCATGCCCGAGGTCTCCGGCGGCCCCGGCGGCCCCGGCACCGCGGGCCGCACCAACCGCTACCGCCGGCCCTTCCTCCAGATCGACCGGCAGACCGCCCGCAAGGCCTGCATGGTCCAGTCCCTCCCCGTCTGGGACGACCCGCACAACATCGACCCCGCCTACACCCGCTCCCGGCTGCGCCACGAGGGACTGCCCGCCCTCGAGAAGGCGCTCGGCAAGGGAGTCGTCGAGGCACTCGCCCGCACCGCGCAGCTCTCCCGGGACGACGCCGACGCCCTGGACGCCTGGGCCGCCGAGGCGGAGACCGGCGTGCGCGACGCCGACGGGCGCCTGGAGTGCGCCAAGCTCTACGCCCTGCCCCCGGCCGTCCGGCGCCGTGTGCTGCGCAGGGCCGTGGTCGCCGCCGGGTCTCCCGCGGGCTCCCTCTTCGCCCGCCACATCGAAGAAGTCGACCGCCTCATCACCGGATGGCGCGGTCAGGGCGCCATCAACCTGCCCGGCCGGGTCGAGGCCCAGCGGCAGGGTGGCAGACTTGTCATTCGGCAGGGCTGA
- the hpt gene encoding hypoxanthine phosphoribosyltransferase → MRVDEKDMGSDLQSVLITKEEIDAKLAELAAKIDAEYAGKDLLIVGVLKGAVMVMADLARALSTPLTMDWMAVSSYGAGTQSSGVVRILKDLDTDIKDKHVLIVEDIIDSGLTLSWLLSNLGSRQPASLEVVTLLRKPEAAKVAIDVKWVGFDIPNEFVVGYGLDYAEKYRNLPFVGTLAPHVYGG, encoded by the coding sequence ATGCGGGTGGACGAGAAGGACATGGGCAGCGACCTCCAGTCGGTGCTCATCACCAAGGAAGAGATCGACGCGAAGCTGGCCGAGCTGGCCGCGAAGATCGACGCGGAGTACGCGGGCAAGGACCTGCTCATCGTCGGTGTGCTCAAGGGCGCGGTGATGGTGATGGCGGACCTGGCGCGTGCCTTGTCCACCCCCCTCACCATGGACTGGATGGCGGTGTCCTCGTACGGCGCCGGGACCCAGTCCTCCGGCGTGGTGCGGATCCTCAAGGACCTGGACACCGACATCAAGGACAAGCACGTCCTGATCGTCGAGGACATCATCGACTCGGGCCTGACGCTGTCCTGGCTGCTGTCGAACCTGGGCTCGCGCCAGCCGGCCTCCCTGGAGGTCGTCACCCTGCTGCGCAAGCCCGAGGCGGCGAAGGTCGCGATCGACGTGAAGTGGGTCGGCTTCGACATCCCGAACGAGTTCGTCGTGGGCTACGGCCTCGACTACGCGGAGAAGTACCGCAACCTGCCGTTCGTCGGCACCCTCGCCCCGCACGTCTACGGCGGCTGA